From Calditrichota bacterium, a single genomic window includes:
- a CDS encoding pyridoxine 5'-phosphate synthase codes for MRFGFSLNPIARLRGASLSGQPDPAYFGALAQAAGADLILAGYLPGSGFLTERDLRLLRDLIRIDLVLIVPLQNLIVEAVAKLRPEGVILVDAGWDGVRDSRPLQPDVEADEIASIAAAYKSAGVPVSLFLEPLPGAAKFAARTGASGITFSTSAYAATRADEEASRALDQIGAASMATGRFGLIVSAGRGLTIHNVRSLAAVRNIDEIYVGQALASRAMQIGLDGAVREMIAVLHRSRTEG; via the coding sequence ATGCGTTTCGGATTCTCACTTAATCCCATCGCCCGACTGCGGGGGGCAAGCCTGTCCGGTCAGCCCGATCCAGCCTATTTCGGCGCACTTGCCCAAGCCGCCGGGGCCGATCTGATTCTTGCCGGATATCTGCCCGGAAGCGGATTTCTCACCGAACGCGACTTGCGTCTGCTTCGCGATTTGATCCGGATCGACCTGGTCTTGATTGTGCCGCTGCAGAATCTCATCGTTGAAGCGGTCGCCAAATTGCGCCCGGAAGGAGTCATCCTTGTCGATGCCGGTTGGGATGGGGTGCGCGACTCCCGACCGCTGCAACCCGATGTCGAAGCCGACGAAATCGCTTCTATCGCCGCCGCCTATAAGTCGGCCGGAGTGCCGGTATCGCTTTTTCTCGAACCGCTTCCCGGCGCCGCCAAGTTTGCGGCACGCACCGGCGCTTCGGGGATAACCTTCAGCACTTCCGCATACGCCGCTACGCGAGCCGATGAGGAAGCCTCCCGTGCCCTCGACCAGATCGGCGCCGCTTCGATGGCAACCGGCCGGTTCGGACTGATCGTCTCGGCCGGTCGGGGACTCACAATTCACAATGTCCGCTCGCTGGCGGCAGTGCGCAACATCGACGAAATCTATGTTGGCCAGGCACTTGCTTCCCGCGCTATGCAAATAGGTCTCGATGGCGCCGTCCGCGAGATGATCGCTGTTCTGCATCGCAGCCGCACTGAAGGATGA